The DNA window GGTTCCCCCCCATCCCACCTCGCACCTCCCAGGTAGTATCATCCTACTCACCCTTGCTGCACCGGCTGGAGCTGTAAGATCACTTGGGTTTTGGTATCCTCCGGATTCTCCCCTTCATTCCCGTCACTTGGTACAACCACCACATCACCCACAGGGACGCTCACCTCGGCATTCGCCATCTCTCACATGAACCTGGCAAGGTTTTCTCCTCCCTGTGGATCATGAGAGCTAGGAACAGATCCCAGAGGCAGATTccccccagtgccatcccacTCATAACTTCCCGAGCCAGCATATCTCTCCAGCTCCGAACCCCCAACTCGGCACTAAGGAACAGACCCACATTGGTGGGTTTTGGCAAGAGTGTGTTTTCAACACATTGCTTCTCCCACTGGCCCTGGACAGCAGTGCCTTCAGCCACCCCTGGAACACTCTGGTCCACCCCGGCATGCTCTGATCCCTCACTATCAGGAACATGCCTTCCCAGTGGAAGCTGGTGTCAAGGTATGGTGCTAACACAGGAGGACCTGACAGGGGGTCCCGGAGAAGCTGCATTCCCAGGGGATGTGCCTATGGTAGTGCACAAGGCACAGAAGTGGTTTGGTTACAGTGTGGCTGGAGGTCATCCCTGCAAGCCTACGGTCTACAAGCTGCTGGGAAAGCCAGTCTCAGAATTGTGGAATGGTTCAGGTAAGAAGGAACCTGAAAGCTCATCTTGTCCCACctcctgccacgggcagggacaccttccactcaaCCAGGTTggtccaagccccatccagcctggccttggacacttccagggatccaggggcagccagcttctctgggcaacctatgCCCGGGCCTCACACTCTCATAGGGAACAATTTCGTCTCAGTATCTCATGTAAATCTCAGAGATTTCAGGTCAGGATCTCATGGCGAGTGACCGGGGTTTCGGTATCCCCTGCTTGGGATACACAAGGATAAACCGGGGGAGCCGCCGACACAGGGGCCACACGCTCACCCGGCTCCAGGCGTGGGATTCCAGCAGTTTCCCGCACCTCATCCCGCTCCGGGGGACAGACAGAGCCACCCGGGACCCCTCGAGAGACGGCAGAGCTTTGACAGGATATCTGACGCGGGGGGGTCAATAGTACAGGGACAAATCGCGGCGGCGATCACGCCGAGGCCTTAAGTGAGAAGGTGGGAGCTATACAAGGGAACCTCCCGGACACCGCGGGGTCTCCGGGTGGCGGCTCAGGGGTCGCCGCCTCCCCCGCGCCGGGGGTCGAGAGGTCACGTGACACAGGACCCACGGGACCACCCCGCGGCGCTCACGGCGGCGAAGGGGCGTGGTCTGCCCGGGGGAGGGGGCGTGGTCTTGGCCCCCCTCCCCACGGCGCTGGCTACCCCCCGCtgcccccccccctcccccacacCGAGCGGCGCGCGCGCGACGCCCGCCCTcgcggcagcggcggccgcaCGTACGGCGGCgacccctccctcccctctcgGCAGGGCCAGGccccctcccgccccgcccctTCGCGCCGCATGGCCCCTCCCGGCCCCCGTAGCGCGGCGCCGGCTGGGCCTTACCGTCGGCGAGCGGCCGAAACCGGGGGCTGTGGGACGGGGGAAcggggggatggggaggggggaggcgGGCCGGGCAGCAGCAACGCATGCGCAATGCCCGCCGCGGCCTCGGCCGCCAGCACTTCCGGCCGCCGCCTGCCTTAAAGGGGCCGACCGGTGAAGCAGGCGGCGTTTTGCTGCTCCCTGGTGGCCGCCGGCAGTATCGCCTTCGCGGCGCCACCCGCCAGCCCAAGCCACGAGTTGCCGGCGGGAGTGTCACGGCGAGGTTCGCTCcccactgctcacagcagcGAGTCGTGGAACGCGGTACCGGGCATCTCCCGCCCCGCCCCAAGCTAGCCCCAGTGGGACCACCGGGACATCCCACGGCCGGCCCGCCGAATCCCCCACTGCCCCTGCCGTGCGTGCCGGTCGACTGACAACGAGGCCGACCAATGGTGACGCGGTGTCGGGCGGCGACAGCCAATGGGCGTGGCAGGGCGGAGAAGGGCGTGGCCGGGGCGACGGCGTCTGCGGAGCCGTGGCGGGGCCGGTGTGGCAGTGGAGGGAGGAGGATGcgcgcgggcggcggggcggccccgggggcgCTGGCGCTGGTCCGCCACTGCCTCCTGCTCGGCTCTCTGGGGCTGCGCTCGGCCAGCGCACAGGACGGTGAGTGTTGATTGCGGAGCACCGGCGGCGGGACATCCCACACCGGGACGCGACACCGGGAGCCCCACTCCCACCGGTACCGCCGGAGCTTCTGGTTCGCTCGCCGGGATGGGACCGGAACTTGGTGCGGTATGGGGAGTAGGAAGGGGTCGCCTCTGCCCCGACACGGTCCGGAACGGGCTCTTCGCTGTGTCTGTACCGGGGTCGAATCCGGATGGGCTCCCGGGAACAGTTCACCCCTGTGACCAGAGCAGACCACACCGGCACAGGGCCGTCGTGGTGCGCCTGCCCCTGTTCCTTTTCTGAACGGGATCTCTGCCATCCCTCTGTCCCGGTACCCGACTGGACGGGGTCCCCGCCGTCCGTCTGTCCTGGTACTGGTCCGGGACGGGGTCCCCAGTATCCCTCTGCTCCTGTACCGGACGGGAcgagctctgtccctgcccccacCATCCCCGCATCACGCTGGTCCTGCACCCGCCCATTTTCCCCgcagcccccccagctctctcagtccCTGCCTCGGTGGCGACTACGCCGGGGGTCCCGAGAGTCCCGCGTTCGGCTCCATCCCGCCTGCAAGGCTTTCCCGGGGAACCCCTAATACACGAGTTAACAGGATCGCTGGAGTTTACATGCAGAGCCGGGCAGTGACCTCCATCCCGGGAATGCCGCTCCCGGGTGGATTTGTGGCCGTGGGGTCCAGGACGACCCCGAGGAAATGTTCACCCAAACGTGATCCCAAAGTTCATGTTTCCCGGTGACACTCGTCCCCATCTCATCCAAGGAAACAGCGACGGGTCATCCAAAGCATTATCCCCGAGGGGAAACTGAGGCGCGGGGACAGGCTGGGATCACTGGAGGCTGAATCCCAGTACGTTCCCGGTCAAAAAGTGTGGTTTGGGGCACATCACGCAAAGGGTTTCCACCGGATCCCCAACCCACTGGACGCGGGGGAGCTTTCCCGGGGCCAGCAGCATGACAGAGGCAGGAATGTGCCGGGCTTTTGTCGGAGCATCGCCCTGTTGTGTCTTTCTTGCATCCtgtgagaaaacaaacaaatccctgGCAGGAATGATCCCAGCGGGGCCAGTCTGAGTTCACTCTCGCCCACCGGAAATCcagttttcacattttttgGGAGAGGAGTAAAGTTTTTGTGGCTGGGGGCAAGTCCCCCCTGGGTCTGTCTTGGCTATTCCTGGCCCCTCGGTATCATCTTTGGAGCCAAATTCCCAGGagtgcctgcagctctcagttTATCTCTGGCATTCCCTCTCAACACGTGCTGGTCACACTCAGGATGTTTTTAACAAAGACTTCCTTTCCTTGGATGGGTTTTTCTCGGAATGTGTCCCCACACTCTGCACTCCCAGTAGGGATATAGAGCTGGGGGGATCCATCCAAGACCCCCCAGCTGGGCTCACATgtccagctgtcctggccataGAGGGTTTTCCATGCAGATCCCAGTTTCTCTGCTAGAAACTCCtcccaaataccccaaattTCTCTCCCCCAGCAGAGCATCCTTTCTGGGAGCTATTGTCCTGGCAGCCCTAgggtcccccctgcccccccccggcccccacTCTTGGAGGGCCTgatccttcccagctctgttttgTCAGTGGACACTGCCCAGAAAGGGGGAAAGTTGGTGATTTTTCCCAGTCCCACAGGATAAACCTCCCCCCAGTTTGGATGCAAGCCCTTCCcacaggctggggaggaggggtcTCAGTGCCGGGGCTGGCATCTTTTCCTCCAGTCCCCTGTTTTTTATTCCTGTAGGATTTTCCCTTGCTGGCGCTTTGTGTTGTCTCCCAGCGACAGCGAGGGGAGCCAAGGCTGGGCAATTCTATGCCCACCATCCCTTTTCtttctggctgtgccaggatgATGCTTGGCAGGAGCAACAGCTTTTGGGGGATGTGAGGAGGAGGTGTTGAGCAGTGGACCCCTACAAACGCCTGGCCCACATAGTGGGGCTAAGTGGtgctttccccctttccctgcagcccagtTTTGCCAAGAAATTATGGCCAGGTCTCAATGCTTGGTGCTTTCAGCTTATTTCCAGGATATTCCCTCATGCCCAGAGGCAGTGAGCCCAGAGAAAAGCCCCTTTTGTGGTGAGTCCGGCATCACCCTGGGAAGGATGCAATAGGGATGCAGCTGCCCAAGGTTATCTTCAAGGTCAAGGCTGCAGTCAGGGGGTCTTGGGGGCTGCTCAGTGCTGTATAGCCCCATGGAGTGGGGATATTCTCTCCTTGAATCCTTTTATATCCCCCCCAAATTGAAGTTCTCCTGGACTGGAGGATGTAGAGGAGCTGGAGATAGAGGGTCATGCTGGGTGGTGTGGGGGAAGCTGTGACAGCTTCATCTCTGGATCCGCCTGTGGACAAttcccagtgccaggagcaTCCAGAAAAGCCCCCAGAAAATGATGCTTTGGATGAGGAAAACGTCTGCAGGTGCCCAGGGGTTGTTCTAGGGGCCTCACCaaggggggaaactgaggcagggaacAGCCTGTCTGAGCACTATCCCTGGTGTGTCTGCAGGAAACGGCTGTGGCCACACGCTGCTGACACCCCACAGTGGCACCCTGAGCTCCAAGAACTACCCGGGCACATATCCCAACCACACCATGTGTTGCTGGCGGCTCCAAGCCCCCCCAGGCACCTCCCTACTCCTGGCATTCGGGGATGTGGATCTGGAGCCCTCAGAGCACTGTGCCCACAGCTCCTTGCTGCTCACTGATCCCCAGACCGGCACTGCCTACGGtaagggggtcctgggggaacTGAGGTAAGGGTGATACACTGTTGTGGATAGGGAGAATATCAGGAAAATCTGGGGGTTTAGCTGATTTCATCATGAGGAGGGAGAATACCTAAGGACGGAGGTAACCAAGTGGGGCAGTATCCAAGGAGGGGTGTATTCAAGGAGGGGGTATTTAAAGAGGGGACTATCAGAGGATGAGGGGTATCTGGTATCTGACAGGTGGATTATCCAAAGAAGAGAAATATCCAGGGAAGGGGATACCCAGATAGTGGGGGTGGGGATACCCAAAGATGAGGGTCGATATCCAAGGAGGAGGATATAGAAGGAGAGTAATGTTTGTGAATGGGGATATTTTAGGGGGTGGGTACCCAAAGAGATGATGATTCCGAAGCTTGGGGGGAAACTGCCCAGCTGGGACCAGATGTAGCCACTGAATAATTAATATGTTGGTCCAGCCGCTGCCCGAACacttccaggattttcccagaCAGATTTAATGGTCTTGGAGGGAtttggcagcactgggaacatGACGAATGCTGAGGAAAACAtcttgggggtggggggaagcaTCAAGTGATGGGGTAAGatggaggagcagccctggagaggggTAGGGGCTACACAGGAGATGCAATGGGAAATTCAGGATGGAAAGGAGCTGGCTTGGATTCATGGGACTGGGAGTTTTCCCTGTTCTTCAGGGCTTTCACCCTTTCTGGGCTGGTCCACAAAGGGGTGAGAGCACTCAAGGTCCATGgtccccatcccctctgctGTGGCTTCAGGGACATAATTGTCCCCAAAGCTAAGAGACGTCCTGGCCCCATGCTGAGATACAGCGATGTGGGAAAGAGTGGGGGGGGGACTCCCAGATGATGCTCTTGGGGGGCTGGGGTAGGTGGCCAGGCACCTACAGACCTTTTGGGTACCACCAGAGCCATGCCAGCATGACACAGAGCTTGGGTTCCAGTCCTTCTCCCGTGGCTGACACTGGTCCTTGAGAAGTTCTAGATGTtttctgggaagcagctggagcaggcagaggctgtGGGCTCCTTCCCTGACTCAGAGCTGGTGTCTGGCCCCTGGCCTGATTCTGCTGGGATGTGGCAGGGTCTCCATGGGGGTGGAAGCCTCTGGGGCTCAGCTGAGGGGTCCTCAGCTCCCAGGGTACCACCAAGATCCATACAGAGGTGGCACCAGTAACCCAGGACAGCGCTGCCATCTGGCAACCAGTGGAAGGCAAATCTGCATGGGGGTCAGCTGCATCTCATCTGCATATTGCGCAGATCTCAGTTCTGTCACATATGTGAGATCTCTGCACGCACATGTGTCCCATGTCCCCTGGGATCGACCTCCTGGTTCAATATGACCCAGGCAGGATGAGGGTATGGATCAGGGTagagaaactgatgcacagggggaggtgtcaccagcagccccaggggaaCACAGGGGGAcagttccctgtccccaggacaaTGATGGCATTTGCTCAAAACCCCTCTGGGTGTCAAGAGGCCCAAGTGATAGGCATGATACAGAGCAGAGTGATGTGAGGGACAGGGGGGTGATGGCAGTCCAGGGATAGGGGCCACATTCTGTCCCCAGCTGGAACCAGAGATGTCCCTAAGGAATCTGCCTGCCCGCTAAGCTGAAGTTTTAATCAGGGAGATAGCTGAAGTTTTAATCATTTGATAGAATTGCAAATTAATGTGGATTAAATGGGGAGAGGGCACAGTTTAGAAGGCAGCTTCAGCAGCACCTCTGAAAGGGGGCTTGTGGAGGAGACAAGGACACAGctcccattttggggtcccatggGGCGATGCCATGTGTACCAATCCCTGCAGTGGGGGATGTGGTGGCAGGTGCCCAATGAGGGCAATGGAGCCAACCTGGGGCTGGGACCAGCCTGGGTATGGGACCATCTTGTCATGATGTTGCCCTGGCCTGGGACCACCCTGGGTGCAGGGCTATCCCAAAACATGAAACTGTCTTCAAGATGGGACCAGCCTGGCATGGGTCCATGCTTCATGGGACCACCCTTCAGCACTCTGATGAGGGTGAGCCACTCTGGATGTGGAACAACTCTGGGACCACCCTGAGCACAGCTCAAatgcctgagcccccctgggccTGGTGAGGGCCAAGCTGGGGGAGGTGAAGTCTAGGTGTCGAAGCATgttcccagggaccccaaatcctctccttggtgccatccctgctggcAGGGCCCTACTGCAGGAACTCCTTCCCTTCTGCCTCACTCCTGGTGACAAACTCCAGCACTGTGACCGTCCTGTTCAACAGCACCAGCCACCGCTCGGGACGAGGCCTCCTTGTGTCCTATGCCACCTCGCAGCACCCAGGTATGGGATGCAGAGACACCCCTGGGATGTGTCCTGGCTCATGCAGGGACATGAAGGAAGCTCCTTGCTGACCCCAGGATGAGCTTCTGTTGCCCTGAGCTCCCGAACTTCATGTTCTCCCTGGCTGGGGGCAAACATGGGAGACCTGCAGGCCGTACAGCCAGCTGGGACCCCTTTGAGAACCCTGAACCCCCAAGTCAGGTGGCACCCCAATATCAGGCAGAGCCACAGGCAGCATAGATTGTGCCGTGGGGCCAGTGGCTGCAGGGGCCAAGGGACCATGGGGCAATGGCTGCAGGGACCAAGGGGccatccttccctgcccctccagACATGGGGGCGTGAAGAGCAGAACCCAAATGAGGAGCAGGATTCAGTTGGGAAGGGGAATGGAGTGCCCTGAGGCAGAAGTGGGtgtgtgctgtggggcaggtggGGGTCCCTCatcctggggtgtccctgcttTGCAGACCTGGTCTCCTGCCTGGTTCGAGGCACCCACTACACCCAGGAGCACATCAGGTGAGTGGTCGAGGTGGGGAATGGTCCCATTTTGGTGTCCCCTGCTGCAGGGGTCCCCATCAGTCCTGGTTTcatccccatccctctcctgACGTACAGCTctggtgggatggggagcagagcGGTTATGAAGAGGGGGTTTGGATGGGAGGGAGCTCTGACCCACCCCTTTCCATGCATTTCAGTGTGTACTGCCCTGCGGGCTGCAAGGACATCCATGGGGACATCTGGGGCAACCCGAGCCAGGGCTACCGGGATGTAAGTGTGGGCACCATGGTGCACCTGCCAGGGATGGTCCCCACAGCATGTGTGGCCACTGCTTGTCACCCTCAGTAACCCAGAGGTGATTTGTGTGGCCTTGGGGTGCCTCACGGGGTGCTCAGGCCTGCCGTGGGGGGCTGCCCTTATTCCCCACTCCCTGCAGACATCGGTGCTGTGCAAGGCAGCTGTGCATGCCGGGGTGATTGCGGATGAGCTAGGCGGGCAGGTCACCCTGTCCCGAGAGAAGGGGATCACACTCTATGAGTCGGCCTTTGCCAACGGGCTCCGCTCCAAAAGGTGGGTGAGGAATGGCTGGGGCTGCACCCCACATGGAGCTGCGGGACCTACCCACACTGACACTGGGAAACTGCCACCCCTCAGTTTCAGAGACCCTAGGGTTTGTACCCTGTTTGATGCTCTCCCTGCTTTCTTCCACACAGGGGATCTCTCTCCGAGAAGCGACTTGTATTCCacaaaggtatttttttttcccatttcccttgaAATTAAGGCAGGATTTTTGCTGTCAGACTTGCTGCCACTCCCCCTGTGCCTAGCTGGGGTTTCCAGGTTCCCAGTGTGCGGTCTCCTGTTCCCAGACTGTGATGATGTGCTGGAGGTGGTCACCTTCAATGCCTCATCCTGGTGGCACGAGGTGGACGTGCTGGGCCAGGACCGAGCCTGGGTGGCTGAACGGGCAGCACTTAGCACCACTGGCCACTCCTGGGCGGCCGAACCAAGTGCCAAGActgcctggctggagctggaccTGGGCACCCGAAGGAATGTCACAGGTGAGAGTTGGCCATCAGAGGGGGACAATAGctgcctgtgtccccatgtACCCTGATCACTGtcctcctgctgtgccagcttcCCTGATCCCCACAAAACTGCCCAGGGCAGTTGCACCTCCCAGGATACACTATAGTTCATTGTGCCATGGTTTACTGGTGCACAGAGATGCAGAGCACACCAgccccctggctgctcctgtcctccttttgttcctttgccCCCCTCATCTGCAGCCATTTCTGGGATGAACAAGTTAATATTATGCTCTTGCATCTGGTGCCAGTGAGCATCTTTTGTGCGGCCTGAGCCTGCCAAAAGCAGGGGCTTTGCGTGCCAGCAGCTGGTGACCACAGCGAGGAAAATGGGAACATTGTCCGgccagaggctggaggaaggaggaatgCAGGGCTAGCAGCCGGGGCTGGAGGTTATCAGTTCGTGGGGGCAGACCAGAGCATCCCACACTGGAATCTGTcacccaaatcccctcccagggTCAGAAGGATCCCCCTCTGCCTGGTGACGTGTCCTGCCCTCCTAGTCCTTTCCCAGCTGGGTCTTGAGTATCTCAGAGACAGGGGCTATTCCAGCTGGAAGAAGAGGGCAGTGGGGTAGAgggcagcccttccccagccccgcAACCCATAACTGACAGCAGGGAACTCCCTCCTGCATTCACAGGCATCATCACAAAGGGCTCCTCCGAGCAGCACAACTACTACGTGATGTCCTACCATGTCTCCTCTAGCCGCGACGGGAAGAATTGGAGACCCTACAGAGGCAGCAGTGGTCAGGAGGACAAGGTGGGCATGAGGAGAATATCCCTGCGCTGAGACCCCCTGCTAGGGGATATTTAGCCACTGGTGCCTCTTCACCCTCTCCGGTAGGTGTTTGAAGGAAATGCTGACAGCCAGGGGGAGGTCTCTAACGCCTTTATCCCCCCCATCATCGCCCGCTACATCCGTGTTACACcgcagagctggcaccagcgcgTTGCCCTGAAGGTGGCTCTGATGGGCTGCCAGCTGGCACGAGTCCGCATACCCCGTCCCTATGGTGAGACCCTCCACAGGAGCTCACACCCCCATATCTGAAACATCCTTCTAGGACCTTCACCTCCCTGTGCACCCTGTGGTGGTTCCACAGTCacagtccctgctctgtcctgtagtgcccagtgtccccaaggaggTGCTTGAAGccaccagccagccagccagccgCACCCCCATCCCTGGCATCACCCTGGACCCAGAAAAGGCAGGTGGGTTCCATGGGGGGGCTGTCCTTGGGGTGCAGCATTGTCTTTTGGTGTTCAAGGTGACACTGGGGCTTCATCCCCCCGCAGGTACACATTTTCCTCCTCTAGTCGCCCCAGGTGGGCTTCTGGCATTCATGGGTGcaaagggatgggatgggggcCCAGGGCACTGACACTGCCCTCCCTCCCTAGGCTCCACACTGCTGGTGATGCTGCTTATTGGCAGCTTTGTgcttctctgctcctgcctcctgctcctggctttcCTCTGCTACAGGAAGAGGTTGGTCCTGCCTCGTCCCCTGCTTTACCCTGGGGGACACAGCATcacctccccaaattccagcagCTTCATCTAGCTGCTCACCAGGTCCCAAGGGGTGCAACCCCTAAGGCAGTGGGTGTGAGGAGATAGGTGGTGGTGGGCACAGGGTAGCTGGGATCTCTTTCCCCATCTTGCATCTCCCCTTGGCAGGAAGTCAGCAGTGGAGCTGAACTGCGGGATCACAAAAGGTAAAAGGGTCCACAGCTCCTCCCCAAAATCAGGGGTCTGTGTGTCATGGGGGCTGGTTTAACTGATGCTGCTGCCAAGCTTGGACTTGTTCCGTTACCCAGGGGCATCTGCATGTCCAGGTGACAGTCTGTGACAATTGAGggttttctctccctgcccagggtaCCCCAAGCTGGAGTCGAGCCAggtctgctccctgcagagcctgccagCCCCCATCCTGGCCTCCTTCCCCATGGCCCCCACACCAGGGGGCCTCAGCTGGACCCATTTGCCAGGTAACAGGGACATCAGGGCAGGAACTGGTccctcagcccagagctggagccGAATCTTCCCAATCGTACCTCCTTCCCCATTCTGGTCTGGCCCCTCCTGCATCATGGACCTGTGCAGCAAGAAGGCCCTGATAAATTAGACATGAACatttaattattataattagtTATTATCATTTATTGTAATAGCACCACACATTATTTAGTAGTAGTAGTCCACCTCAATTACAGCTGTTGGCACTGGAgggtggctggggacagcaggaaccCCTCTCTGTGGTGAGGCAAAGGAATGTGGGGTCTCCAAGGGTGGGTGCCCTGTGTGTGGTGGATTTTGGCAGTTTTTCTATCCCTGAAAGTCCAAACATGCTCAGTTTTTCAACCCACCTCACccacctctgctgcagcaccaccaCCCACCCTCCTGACATGGCAGCCTCCCTGTTTCAGAGTACACGGAGCCAGACCTGGTGCAGGTGAACCCCAGCAGCCAGACAGGTCCCTCCACCTTTAAGCCACTCTTGGAAGAGGGCTACACTCTACCACTGGTCCTCAACCACTACGAcgtcccagggaagcacaatGAGTACGCGGAGCCACTGCCACCAGAGCCTGAGTACGCCATGCCATTCAGTGAGCCGGAGCCCGCCGGGATGCACCGCAGCACTTGCATCATAACAGGACCTGCCAGGTGCTCCCTGGTGCAGTACCAGACCCCTGCCCTGCGGCCcggggagctgccagctgcgGTGGAGGGGACTGGCAGCCCCTGTTCTGAGGGGTCCCGTGGGTGGCCTAGGCACTGTCCCGTTGCGCACGTGTACCATGAAGCTTTGTGAGGAGGGGAGTACAGCAGCACGGTATTGGGCAGGGGGTAAGGCGTGTAAAGGAGGACCTTCTCCGCACCCGCAGTGGGCTTTTTTAAAGTTATCGTATGTAAATACATGCTTTATATATAGAAAGACAGATATGGAGTGGAGTGCCCTGCACCGCCTGCTGGCCGGGGATGCAACCAATGCACCCGGGCCAGAGTGTTACAGTCCTTGTCCCACCTTTCCCGCCGTCCGTAGTATCATAGCCTCCACCCACGCAGAAAGACGACACAGTACGCCAGAGCACCAGAAACCCCTTACAGTTATAGGAGGTGCCCGCAACCCCTTCTCTGCTATTCACTGATTCCGGGGTGCCGGAACAGACGGTTACCAGCATCCCCTTCTCACAAAAATTGTGCTTCCGAAATCTCTTGATGTCGATTCCGCGGGGGTAGCGCACAGCCCCCCCCGTGCCACGCACGACAGAAGCCCTTTTTGAATCAGTTCATCACCCCCACCCAGAACGGGAAAGCGCCGGTGTGCCCGCCAGGACAGGGCGACAGACGCCGCATGTACTAAACATAATGCTCGGTATGTCTGTTCTTTCTTCCATGCTCAACTCATTTGTTATTGccatttctgtggttttcccTCAAAAAAGCGCCCTTTTCCCCGCTTTTTAGCCGGCCAGGGTTATGCAAATCGCGCGGGGCATGCTGGGCACACTTCTTTCCTGAGGCGGCGGGGAGGAGGAGCGCTTTTGGTGGGAGCGCTATGGCGCGCACGCGCGCGCAGGCGAACTCGCTCCTGATTGGCGGTGATGCGCGCTCGCGCAGGGGACTCGCTCCCCATTGGCGGCGGCGACGGCCGGAAGCGGAAGCGCTGCCGAGTGTCGGCGGG is part of the Haemorhous mexicanus isolate bHaeMex1 chromosome 27, bHaeMex1.pri, whole genome shotgun sequence genome and encodes:
- the LOC132338823 gene encoding discoidin, CUB and LCCL domain-containing protein 1-like isoform X3, whose product is MARSQCLVLSAYFQDIPSCPEAVSPEKSPFCGNGCGHTLLTPHSGTLSSKNYPGTYPNHTMCCWRLQAPPGTSLLLAFGDVDLEPSEHCAHSSLLLTDPQTGTAYGPYCRNSFPSASLLVTNSSTVTVLFNSTSHRSGRGLLVSYATSQHPDLVSCLVRGTHYTQEHISVYCPAGCKDIHGDIWGNPSQGYRDTSVLCKAAVHAGVIADELGGQVTLSREKGITLYESAFANGLRSKRGSLSEKRLVFHKDCDDVLEVVTFNASSWWHEVDVLGQDRAWVAERAALSTTGHSWAAEPSAKTAWLELDLGTRRNVTGIITKGSSEQHNYYVMSYHVSSSRDGKNWRPYRGSSGQEDKVFEGNADSQGEVSNAFIPPIIARYIRVTPQSWHQRVALKVALMGCQLARVRIPRPYVPSVPKEVLEATSQPASRTPIPGITLDPEKAGSTLLVMLLIGSFVLLCSCLLLLAFLCYRKRKSAVELNCGITKGYPKLESSQVCSLQSLPAPILASFPMAPTPGGLSWTHLPEYTEPDLVQVNPSSQTGPSTFKPLLEEGYTLPLVLNHYDVPGKHNEYAEPLPPEPEYAMPFSEPEPAGMHRSTCIITGPARCSLVQYQTPALRPGELPAAVEGTGSPCSEGSRGWPRHCPVAHVYHEAL
- the LOC132338823 gene encoding discoidin, CUB and LCCL domain-containing protein 1-like isoform X1; protein product: MVTRCRAATANGRGRAEKGVAGATASAEPWRGRCGSGGRRMRAGGGAAPGALALVRHCLLLGSLGLRSASAQDGNGCGHTLLTPHSGTLSSKNYPGTYPNHTMCCWRLQAPPGTSLLLAFGDVDLEPSEHCAHSSLLLTDPQTGTAYGPYCRNSFPSASLLVTNSSTVTVLFNSTSHRSGRGLLVSYATSQHPDLVSCLVRGTHYTQEHISVYCPAGCKDIHGDIWGNPSQGYRDTSVLCKAAVHAGVIADELGGQVTLSREKGITLYESAFANGLRSKRGSLSEKRLVFHKDCDDVLEVVTFNASSWWHEVDVLGQDRAWVAERAALSTTGHSWAAEPSAKTAWLELDLGTRRNVTGIITKGSSEQHNYYVMSYHVSSSRDGKNWRPYRGSSGQEDKVFEGNADSQGEVSNAFIPPIIARYIRVTPQSWHQRVALKVALMGCQLARVRIPRPYVPSVPKEVLEATSQPASRTPIPGITLDPEKAGSTLLVMLLIGSFVLLCSCLLLLAFLCYRKRKSAVELNCGITKGYPKLESSQVCSLQSLPAPILASFPMAPTPGGLSWTHLPEYTEPDLVQVNPSSQTGPSTFKPLLEEGYTLPLVLNHYDVPGKHNEYAEPLPPEPEYAMPFSEPEPAGMHRSTCIITGPARCSLVQYQTPALRPGELPAAVEGTGSPCSEGSRGWPRHCPVAHVYHEAL
- the LOC132338823 gene encoding discoidin, CUB and LCCL domain-containing protein 1-like isoform X4; the encoded protein is MVTRCRAATANGRGRAEKGVAGATASAEPWRGRCGSGGRRMRAGGGAAPGALALVRHCLLLGSLGLRSASAQDGNGCGHTLLTPHSGTLSSKNYPGTYPNHTMCCWRLQAPPGTSLLLAFGDVDLEPSEHCAHSSLLLTDPQTGTAYGPYCRNSFPSASLLVTNSSTVTVLFNSTSHRSGRGLLVSYATSQHPDLVSCLVRGTHYTQEHISVYCPAGCKDIHGDIWGNPSQGYRDTSVLCKAAVHAGVIADELGGQVTLSREKGITLYESAFANGLRSKRGSLSEKRLVFHKDCDDVLEVVTFNASSWWHEVDVLGQDRAWVAERAALSTTGHSWAAEPSAKTAWLELDLGTRRNVTGIITKGSSEQHNYYVMSYHVSSSRDGKNWRPYRGSSGQEDKVFEGNADSQGEVSNAFIPPIIARYIRVTPQSWHQRVALKVALMGCQLARVRIPRPYVPSVPKEVLEATSQPASRTPIPGITLDPEKAGYPKLESSQVCSLQSLPAPILASFPMAPTPGGLSWTHLPEYTEPDLVQVNPSSQTGPSTFKPLLEEGYTLPLVLNHYDVPGKHNEYAEPLPPEPEYAMPFSEPEPAGMHRSTCIITGPARCSLVQYQTPALRPGELPAAVEGTGSPCSEGSRGWPRHCPVAHVYHEAL